From Etheostoma cragini isolate CJK2018 chromosome 14, CSU_Ecrag_1.0, whole genome shotgun sequence, the proteins below share one genomic window:
- the gmpr gene encoding GMP reductase 1 isoform X1 yields the protein MDTTGTFEMAQVLSKHTLFTAIHKHYSVEDWKNFAANNPECLEHVAASSGSGVADLEKLCAILEAIPALKYICLDVANGYSEYFVEFVKTVRERFPKHTIMAGNVVTGEMVEELILSGADIIKVGIGPGSVCTTRIKTGVGYPQLSAVIECADSAHGLKGHIISDGGCSCPGDVAKAFGAGADFVMMGGMLAGHDQCTGEVIEKNGKKYKLFYGMSSDTAMKRYVGGVAEYRASEGRTVEVPYRGDVENTIRDVLGGLRSTCTYVGAAKLKELSRRTTFIRVTQQSSQMFTS from the exons ATGGACACCACAGGAACGTTTGAGATGGCACAGGTCCTCAGCAAA cACACCCTCTTCACAGCCATCCACAAACATTATTCTGTAGAGGACTGGAAGAATTTTGCTGCTAATAATCCAGAATGCTTAGAG CATGTAGCTGCTAGCTCGGGCAGTGGCGTTGCAGATCTTGAGAAGCTGTGTGCCATCTTGGAAGCGATCCCCGCCCTCAAGTACATATGTCTGGATGTGGCCAACGGCTACTCTGAGTACTTTGTGGAGTTTGTCAAGACGGTCAGAGAAAGGTTTCCCAAACACACCATCATG GCTGGCAACGTGGTAACTGGGGAGATGGTGGAGGAGCTCATCCTCTCCGGGGCTGACATCATCAAAGTGGGCATCGGGCCAG GGTCTGTGTGCACAACTAGGATCAAGACAGGAGTGGGCTACCCACAGCTCAGTGCTGTAATAGAGTGTGCAGACTCAGCCCACGGACTCAAAGGACACATTATCTCT GATGGTGGCTGCAGTTGCCCTGGAGATGTAGCTAAGGCCTTTG GTGCCGGGGCTGACTTTGTAATGATGGGAGGAATGCTTGCAGGCCACGACCAATGCACCGGAGAGGTCATCGAGAAAAATGGCAAGAAATACAAACTCTTCTATGGCATGAGCTCCGACACCGCCATGAAGAGATACGTGGGTGGAGTTGCTGAGTATAG GGCGTCTGAGGGGAGGACGGTGGAGGTTCCCTACAGAGGAGATGTGGAGAACACTATCCGGGACGTGTTGGGGGGCCTTCGGTCCACCTGCACCTATGTGGGCGCCGCCAAGCTCAAAGAGCTGAGCAGGAGAACCACTTTCATTCGTGTCACACAACAGTCCAGCCAAATGTTCACTTCGTAG
- the gmpr gene encoding GMP reductase 1 isoform X2: MDTTGTFEMAQVLSKHVAASSGSGVADLEKLCAILEAIPALKYICLDVANGYSEYFVEFVKTVRERFPKHTIMAGNVVTGEMVEELILSGADIIKVGIGPGSVCTTRIKTGVGYPQLSAVIECADSAHGLKGHIISDGGCSCPGDVAKAFGAGADFVMMGGMLAGHDQCTGEVIEKNGKKYKLFYGMSSDTAMKRYVGGVAEYRASEGRTVEVPYRGDVENTIRDVLGGLRSTCTYVGAAKLKELSRRTTFIRVTQQSSQMFTS, encoded by the exons ATGGACACCACAGGAACGTTTGAGATGGCACAGGTCCTCAGCAAA CATGTAGCTGCTAGCTCGGGCAGTGGCGTTGCAGATCTTGAGAAGCTGTGTGCCATCTTGGAAGCGATCCCCGCCCTCAAGTACATATGTCTGGATGTGGCCAACGGCTACTCTGAGTACTTTGTGGAGTTTGTCAAGACGGTCAGAGAAAGGTTTCCCAAACACACCATCATG GCTGGCAACGTGGTAACTGGGGAGATGGTGGAGGAGCTCATCCTCTCCGGGGCTGACATCATCAAAGTGGGCATCGGGCCAG GGTCTGTGTGCACAACTAGGATCAAGACAGGAGTGGGCTACCCACAGCTCAGTGCTGTAATAGAGTGTGCAGACTCAGCCCACGGACTCAAAGGACACATTATCTCT GATGGTGGCTGCAGTTGCCCTGGAGATGTAGCTAAGGCCTTTG GTGCCGGGGCTGACTTTGTAATGATGGGAGGAATGCTTGCAGGCCACGACCAATGCACCGGAGAGGTCATCGAGAAAAATGGCAAGAAATACAAACTCTTCTATGGCATGAGCTCCGACACCGCCATGAAGAGATACGTGGGTGGAGTTGCTGAGTATAG GGCGTCTGAGGGGAGGACGGTGGAGGTTCCCTACAGAGGAGATGTGGAGAACACTATCCGGGACGTGTTGGGGGGCCTTCGGTCCACCTGCACCTATGTGGGCGCCGCCAAGCTCAAAGAGCTGAGCAGGAGAACCACTTTCATTCGTGTCACACAACAGTCCAGCCAAATGTTCACTTCGTAG